The Sedimentisphaera salicampi genome includes a region encoding these proteins:
- the mtaB gene encoding tRNA (N(6)-L-threonylcarbamoyladenosine(37)-C(2))-methylthiotransferase MtaB: MSSDSRTSTVSPSNLRCSALKARLPTSKAHTYSLPDAIYHSLLSRPEKAGLVFGYNFYIFWSMVTFYITTLGCKVNQYESQQIRQFLQSIGLSQTFKPENADIAVVRTCCITRNASSKSRQAIKRIHKANPECVIIANGCLIDSETEEKPQDIESLVLQRENQQLEKILEQVCGKLKTEERIFESGLKNYGRQTRAFLKVQDGCDGFCSYCIIPKIRTDISSKPLENVLNEAQELVDSGHREIVLTGVFLGAYGKETVKRSRWRQSVNREFLKLVDSVAKTPGLERLRLSSVEPGDISEELMEIYKSRTNLAPHFHISLQSGSSRILKLMNRQYDSETFRQKIDLINESLHKPAVTTDIIAGFPGETEADFKKSIEMCRYCGFSKIHVFSYSSRKGTGAENLNGHLPAGVIKQRAAELAELGDRLAEKYRNSLAGQEAAVIIENENTQSGKCERYLDIKLTEGNFRRGQLVLAKILPSGKEAAPCR, from the coding sequence CGCTGCCAGATGCCATATATCACAGTCTCCTTAGCCGCCCTGAAAAAGCAGGGCTTGTTTTTGGTTACAATTTTTATATCTTCTGGAGTATGGTAACATTTTATATAACTACGCTGGGATGTAAAGTAAACCAGTACGAAAGTCAGCAAATTAGGCAATTTTTGCAGTCCATAGGGCTCAGTCAGACGTTCAAACCCGAGAATGCCGACATAGCGGTGGTAAGAACGTGCTGCATCACCCGAAACGCCTCATCCAAGAGCAGGCAGGCGATAAAACGAATACACAAAGCCAATCCGGAGTGCGTTATTATTGCCAACGGATGCCTTATAGACTCAGAAACAGAAGAGAAACCTCAGGATATTGAGAGTCTGGTACTTCAGAGAGAGAATCAGCAGCTTGAAAAAATATTAGAGCAGGTTTGCGGAAAACTGAAAACCGAAGAAAGGATTTTTGAGAGCGGACTGAAAAACTACGGCCGGCAAACAAGGGCATTTCTGAAGGTGCAGGACGGATGCGACGGATTCTGCAGCTATTGCATAATCCCAAAAATCAGAACTGATATCTCATCAAAGCCCTTGGAAAATGTTTTGAATGAGGCTCAGGAGCTTGTGGATTCAGGGCACAGGGAGATTGTGCTTACGGGCGTGTTTCTCGGGGCATACGGCAAAGAAACCGTAAAGAGAAGCCGCTGGAGACAGAGCGTGAACCGTGAATTTCTAAAGCTCGTGGATTCTGTCGCAAAAACGCCCGGTCTGGAAAGGCTCAGGCTAAGCTCTGTAGAGCCGGGGGATATAAGCGAAGAACTGATGGAGATTTATAAGAGCCGAACCAATCTCGCTCCGCATTTCCATATCTCGCTTCAGTCCGGCAGCAGCCGAATACTGAAGCTGATGAATAGACAGTATGACAGCGAAACCTTTCGGCAGAAAATCGACTTAATCAATGAGAGTCTGCATAAACCAGCAGTAACCACAGATATAATTGCCGGCTTCCCGGGAGAAACCGAGGCAGATTTCAAAAAATCTATTGAGATGTGCAGATATTGCGGGTTCTCAAAAATCCACGTTTTCAGCTATTCATCCCGAAAGGGCACAGGAGCTGAGAATTTGAATGGGCATCTGCCCGCCGGCGTGATCAAGCAAAGAGCCGCAGAGCTGGCAGAGCTGGGAGACAGGCTCGCTGAGAAATACCGTAATTCTCTTGCAGGCCAAGAGGCAGCAGTAATTATTGAAAACGAAAACACCCAGAGCGGCAAATGCGAAAGATACCTCGATATTAAACTCACTGAAGGCAATTTCAGAAGAGGCCAGCTCGTTCTGGCAAAAATCCTCCCCAGCGGCAAAGAAGCTGCTCCCTGCCGATGA